A genome region from Manihot esculenta cultivar AM560-2 chromosome 5, M.esculenta_v8, whole genome shotgun sequence includes the following:
- the LOC110616191 gene encoding uncharacterized protein LOC110616191 translates to MAGVPEIKMGQLKIFKNWRLPLRSLSVVLEVLLVGRSTVETIRQVAGTISPRSSGRPPPLLVVRIPKRFWGVEGFALILPFFGRDKEISPMPLLSAFDINGSGENAQLIVPFGVKYQYYARLRSAAFSQASGDTFECMLSDLLGAVTRKPVFSWYIRTSSDIISCPYVS, encoded by the exons ATGGCTGGAG tacctgagataaaaatgggtcagctcaaaatttttaaaaattggaggttacctctaaggagtctgAGCGTTGTTTTGGAGGTCCTTCTGGTAGGGAGGTCGACGGTTGAGACCATTCGGCAAGTCGCTGGAACTATTtcacccaggtcgtctggccggcctcctcctttGCTTGTTGTCCGGATTCCGAAGAGGTTTTGGGGTGTTGAGGGGTTTGCTCTAATTTTACCTTTCTTCGGGAGAGACAAGGAAATTTCCCCGATGCCCCTGTTAtctgcttttgatataaatggaagtggtGAAAATGCTCAACTTATTgttccctttggtgtgaagtaccagtattatgcgaGGTTGAGATCTGCTGCATTCAGTCAAGCTTCTGGCGATACCTTCGAATGTATGCTCAGCGATCTCCTTGGAGCCGTAACTAGAAAGCCTGTGTTTTCATGGTACATACGGACAAGCTCGGATATTATATCCTGTCCTTATGTATCGTGA